In a genomic window of Weissella tructae:
- a CDS encoding FtsK/SpoIIIE family DNA translocase: MAAKSKTTKKTAAKRKPRKKTAQKSWLNQHWPQLVGLGLTLATIFAILQVGLLGKFLANCVRWLVGGSYQFLLLMLLMPFLVLLAYAQWPKRFKAHHYIGFSLFYFGIMLINAILFFSPKNMYIELPAKVTQFINQDFMNHASSTPVGGGVIGAQLYEWTHMIAGNFGSWLVGILLLVGGFVVMFKVPVREVFDNFFSLAEGTGDFVQSQATQVHEAVTEKVTTFRENQRQNMTDVFKDNPFSSEPDPQAEVSATATAGKSITKTKKREPDFTQEATTSGADFLPPEIIAPEPQVTKVQTAPIKSAVEAKAVDLPPLPPEPMFDDDFEPENVIQSADVMVDPITIQPDLPEAEIDTLSHADIFGHDDAKTSPKTQAKPDSFGHVEPTTQTMPTADVDASGLGNVIDDRDYDLPTTALMTEIGSTDQSAERDALNEKARLLHETLKSFNINATVEKVVLGPTVTQYEIKPAVGVKVSKIQNLADDLALALAAKSLRIEAPIPGKNVVGIEVANDQQATVGFRDMMDEAGIDTEHPLVVPIGRGVTSGVVKMDLTKMPHLLIAGSTGSGKSVAINGILASILLQAKPSQVRLMLVDPKKVELSVYNDIPHLITPVVSDPKKASLGLKKVVAEMDRRFKVLAEEGVRNIDGYNRYVQKHNATSTESVLQEMPYLVVIIDELADLMMTSSVSGDVENAIVRIAQLGRAAGIHMIVATQRPSVDIITGLIKANVPSRMAFAVSSGIDSRTILDSNGAEKLLGRGDMLFSPIGSSGPQRVQGAFLSDEDVENLTDFIKAQGEAQYDDTMTVSDAEMQSLEQGDAGSGSDLDEQWDEVLEFVLRANGASTSSIQRHFKMGYNRAGRLVDDMADRGLIGGPNGSKPREVHFTAEMLPSLRRNAQQ; encoded by the coding sequence ATGGCTGCGAAAAGTAAAACAACCAAAAAAACGGCGGCCAAGCGTAAGCCTCGCAAAAAGACAGCTCAAAAAAGCTGGTTGAATCAACATTGGCCACAATTAGTCGGCCTAGGATTAACGCTTGCGACCATTTTTGCCATTTTGCAGGTGGGCTTGCTAGGTAAGTTTTTGGCTAACTGTGTACGTTGGTTAGTAGGTGGTAGTTATCAATTCTTGTTATTGATGCTATTGATGCCATTCTTAGTCTTATTGGCGTATGCACAATGGCCAAAGCGCTTTAAGGCGCATCATTACATTGGTTTCAGTTTGTTTTATTTTGGCATCATGTTAATTAATGCCATTTTGTTCTTTTCACCCAAAAACATGTATATTGAATTGCCCGCAAAAGTGACGCAATTTATTAATCAAGACTTTATGAATCATGCTAGCTCAACGCCTGTCGGTGGTGGTGTGATTGGTGCTCAATTGTATGAGTGGACCCACATGATTGCTGGAAATTTTGGATCTTGGTTAGTTGGTATTTTACTTCTAGTGGGTGGCTTTGTTGTGATGTTTAAAGTACCTGTTCGTGAAGTGTTTGATAACTTCTTCTCATTAGCCGAAGGTACCGGTGATTTTGTCCAATCACAAGCCACGCAAGTACACGAGGCTGTGACTGAAAAAGTCACAACTTTCCGTGAAAACCAACGTCAAAATATGACCGATGTCTTTAAGGACAACCCTTTTTCTTCTGAACCGGATCCGCAAGCAGAAGTATCTGCGACAGCAACGGCAGGAAAGAGTATTACCAAGACGAAAAAGCGTGAACCTGACTTTACACAGGAAGCCACAACATCTGGTGCCGATTTCTTGCCACCAGAAATTATTGCGCCGGAGCCACAAGTTACGAAAGTTCAAACGGCACCAATTAAGTCAGCGGTGGAAGCGAAGGCAGTGGATCTACCACCATTACCACCAGAACCAATGTTTGATGATGACTTTGAACCAGAAAATGTGATTCAAAGTGCAGATGTTATGGTGGACCCAATTACGATTCAACCTGATTTGCCTGAGGCTGAGATTGATACGTTGTCACATGCGGATATTTTCGGGCATGATGATGCGAAAACATCACCAAAGACACAAGCCAAGCCTGATAGCTTTGGGCATGTCGAACCAACCACACAAACAATGCCAACGGCTGATGTTGATGCAAGTGGATTGGGTAATGTGATCGATGATCGTGATTATGATTTGCCAACAACAGCATTAATGACAGAGATTGGCTCAACTGATCAATCAGCTGAACGTGATGCGTTGAATGAAAAAGCACGTCTATTACATGAGACATTGAAGAGCTTTAACATCAATGCCACGGTTGAAAAAGTTGTATTGGGGCCAACGGTTACCCAGTATGAAATTAAACCTGCTGTGGGAGTTAAGGTATCTAAGATTCAGAATTTAGCTGATGATTTAGCCCTTGCTTTAGCAGCCAAGTCACTTCGTATTGAAGCGCCAATTCCAGGGAAGAACGTGGTTGGAATTGAAGTTGCCAATGATCAACAAGCGACGGTTGGTTTCCGTGACATGATGGATGAAGCAGGAATTGATACTGAGCATCCATTAGTCGTTCCAATTGGACGTGGTGTGACAAGTGGTGTGGTTAAGATGGATTTGACCAAGATGCCTCATTTATTGATTGCTGGATCAACTGGATCTGGTAAATCAGTGGCGATTAATGGTATTTTGGCGTCAATCTTGCTGCAAGCAAAGCCAAGTCAAGTGCGTTTGATGTTGGTAGATCCTAAGAAAGTGGAATTGTCAGTCTATAATGATATTCCACATTTGATTACACCGGTTGTTTCGGATCCTAAGAAGGCTTCGCTTGGTTTGAAGAAGGTAGTTGCTGAAATGGACCGTCGATTCAAAGTGTTAGCTGAAGAAGGTGTGCGTAACATTGACGGATACAACCGTTATGTGCAAAAACACAATGCGACAAGTACTGAATCAGTCTTGCAAGAAATGCCATACTTAGTTGTCATTATTGACGAATTGGCTGACTTGATGATGACGTCATCTGTTTCAGGTGATGTTGAAAATGCCATTGTGCGTATTGCGCAATTGGGACGTGCCGCAGGAATTCACATGATTGTGGCAACGCAACGACCATCAGTTGATATCATTACGGGATTGATTAAAGCCAATGTGCCTTCACGTATGGCCTTTGCGGTGTCATCTGGAATTGATTCACGTACGATTTTGGATTCTAACGGTGCTGAAAAGTTATTGGGTCGTGGAGACATGTTGTTCTCACCAATTGGTTCAAGTGGACCACAACGTGTGCAAGGTGCCTTCTTGAGTGATGAGGATGTTGAGAATCTAACAGACTTCATTAAAGCCCAAGGAGAAGCGCAATACGATGATACAATGACTGTTTCTGATGCTGAAATGCAAAGCCTTGAACAAGGGGATGCTGGATCAGGTAGTGACCTTGATGAACAATGGGATGAAGTGCTTGAGTTTGTATTACGTGCAAACGGAGCTTCAACGTCATCAATTCAACGTCACTTTAAGATGGGGTATAACCGTGCCGGACGTCTCGTTGATGATATGGCTGACCGTGGCTTGATTGGTGGACCGAATGGTTCTAAGCCACGTGAAGTACATTTCACGGCTGAGATGTTACCTTCATTGCGTCGAAATGCGCAACAATAA
- a CDS encoding ABC transporter permease, translated as MFMKQLWLVMRQTFMTRVKTGGYWMLVLSPILIVGIIAGITFFMQATQNKDTPTVAVVNQPQLTQALRQDTQLDAELTDVSSKTVAEQDLAAKKIDGVLTESNGKYTYAYTSDSHEMNQDALQAGINQYAMLNKAQKLELSSQDLTELMRSPELKMVVQSDKGNADGGAAATANYALAVALGIFIFVFLNAYVSMIAQEIANEKSSRIMEILLATTSPAVQFFGKIGGISLLALLHGLIYIAAGGIFALVAPNNEMLVQAKSVLVGVDWSFGLMTLAIVFVAIVLYMVLTAMIAAMVNDLSQVQQAVSPITYLSMISYMLTFMLNGNAHNVVLQVLSYLPFFSQTLMPARLGLQYATMTDAWMALILEIGALIVLSYYGLRIYKRNVLTYQEGNLLKPMWRSITKMLKISTIDSH; from the coding sequence ATGTTTATGAAACAACTGTGGTTAGTGATGCGTCAAACCTTTATGACGCGTGTGAAGACAGGTGGTTATTGGATGTTGGTGCTATCACCAATTTTAATTGTGGGAATTATTGCTGGAATCACCTTCTTTATGCAAGCAACACAAAACAAAGATACGCCAACCGTGGCGGTGGTTAATCAACCACAATTGACGCAAGCCTTACGTCAAGATACGCAATTAGATGCGGAATTGACGGATGTTTCTTCCAAAACTGTTGCGGAACAAGATTTAGCAGCTAAAAAAATTGATGGTGTGTTAACGGAATCTAACGGAAAATACACGTATGCGTACACATCTGATTCGCATGAAATGAATCAAGACGCTTTACAAGCTGGTATTAATCAATATGCAATGCTAAATAAAGCGCAAAAGTTAGAGCTTTCTTCACAAGACTTAACAGAATTGATGCGATCACCTGAATTGAAGATGGTGGTGCAAAGCGATAAAGGTAATGCAGATGGTGGTGCAGCCGCAACGGCTAATTATGCCTTGGCTGTCGCATTGGGAATTTTCATCTTTGTCTTTCTGAATGCGTACGTTAGTATGATTGCGCAAGAAATTGCGAATGAAAAGTCATCTCGTATTATGGAAATTTTGTTAGCAACAACATCTCCAGCCGTACAATTCTTTGGTAAAATTGGTGGTATTTCGCTATTAGCGCTATTACACGGTCTGATTTATATTGCAGCAGGGGGAATCTTTGCCTTAGTTGCACCAAATAATGAAATGCTTGTACAAGCAAAATCAGTGCTTGTTGGTGTTGATTGGAGCTTTGGATTGATGACCTTGGCAATTGTTTTCGTAGCAATTGTACTGTATATGGTCTTAACGGCAATGATTGCAGCGATGGTTAATGATTTGAGCCAAGTCCAACAGGCAGTTTCACCAATTACCTACCTATCAATGATTAGTTATATGTTGACGTTCATGTTGAATGGAAATGCGCATAATGTGGTCTTGCAAGTGTTATCATATTTGCCATTCTTCTCACAAACGTTGATGCCAGCACGATTGGGCCTACAGTATGCAACGATGACCGACGCATGGATGGCATTAATCCTAGAAATTGGCGCCTTGATTGTCTTAAGTTACTACGGATTACGTATCTACAAGCGTAATGTGTTGACCTATCAAGAAGGAAATCTATTAAAGCCAATGTGGCGTAGTATCACAAAGATGCTAAAAATAAGTACGATTGATTCGCATTAA
- a CDS encoding sulfite exporter TauE/SafE family protein, whose translation MTEEIILNILKFILLGALVGIGGIIVYQIRKQKINVRERFGKGFVIGLFADFGDTLGIGSFATTTTMFKATKWLDDDRKLPGTMTVAHAIPVFVEALLFLTAVKVEALTLVSMTLAAVVGAFVGTRVTANWNVRKVQRFLSIALVIAAIAMLIKLLFHPGMDASTDVHGLHGWLLVLGIGVNFCLGIFMTMGLGNYTPELIFFSLVGMNPLVAFPIMMMDAAMIFMTSAVAFIRSGRVEWRGVPGIIIGGVIGVLLAVQVVNYIDVTVLSYLIVGLSVYTASTLWRDSKKPLPETTENV comes from the coding sequence ATGACTGAAGAAATTATTTTAAATATCTTGAAATTTATCCTATTGGGCGCGTTAGTAGGAATCGGTGGGATTATTGTTTACCAAATTCGTAAGCAAAAAATCAATGTACGTGAACGATTTGGAAAAGGATTTGTTATCGGACTATTCGCCGACTTTGGGGATACGTTAGGAATTGGCTCATTTGCGACAACAACAACTATGTTTAAAGCAACAAAGTGGTTGGATGATGATCGTAAATTACCGGGGACAATGACAGTTGCGCATGCAATCCCAGTGTTTGTGGAAGCTTTATTGTTCTTGACGGCTGTTAAAGTAGAAGCATTGACACTTGTTTCAATGACCTTAGCCGCCGTAGTGGGAGCCTTTGTTGGAACCCGCGTGACGGCGAACTGGAATGTACGTAAGGTACAACGTTTCTTATCAATTGCTTTGGTTATTGCGGCGATTGCGATGTTGATTAAGTTGTTGTTCCACCCAGGAATGGATGCATCAACGGATGTGCATGGTTTGCATGGTTGGTTGTTGGTTCTAGGGATTGGTGTTAACTTCTGTCTAGGAATCTTTATGACAATGGGATTAGGGAATTATACGCCTGAATTGATTTTCTTCTCACTTGTGGGGATGAATCCGTTGGTGGCATTCCCAATCATGATGATGGACGCCGCCATGATTTTCATGACATCAGCGGTCGCGTTTATTCGTTCAGGTCGTGTCGAGTGGCGAGGAGTACCAGGAATCATCATTGGTGGTGTGATTGGTGTCTTGCTAGCGGTGCAAGTGGTGAACTACATTGATGTGACTGTCTTATCATATTTGATTGTTGGTCTATCTGTTTACACAGCAAGTACATTGTGGCGTGATTCAAAGAAGCCACTGCCTGAAACAACTGAAAATGTTTAA
- the uvrC gene encoding excinuclease ABC subunit UvrC, with amino-acid sequence MASTHIEQKLSLLPDQPGSYQMKDINGKIIYVGKAKNLKNRVRSYFKGEHSGKTAQLVENIADFDFIVTSSEKESLLLEVTLIQKYQPYYNIRLKGGTGYPYIKVTHERDPKIELANEVKKDGGLYFGPYPNVYAAQETLHFLQKAYPLRRCNGFQGRPCLYANMGQCLGACYREVPVEEYDEQIKRIQAFLNGRTKEVTQELKAKMLLASEEMAFERAADLRDQLQFIEATVEKQKIISNDGTPRDLINYYVDKGWMSVQIFFIRQARLMKREKRVFAIVEDAADELTRFILQFYQRDNSVLPKELLVPAGLDTANLSAVLGVPVRTPQRGEKRQLLELAEKNAKIELDEKFRLMEMNTKKTSGASQEIGDALGLTEIHRIEAFDHSHISGQEMVSAMVVYEDGVPNKNLYRKYKTKTVEHADERAETMEVIRRRYSRLLKEHGEMPDLILMDGGDIQLNAAKEVIEDELGLDIPVAAMVKNNYHKTADLLVAAGEPAVALDHKSQGFFLIQRIQEEVHRFAITFHRQLRSKSSLGSKLDEISGVGPKTRQKLLTTYGSLKKINDAPLEDLQKLGISKKVAQNIKISLQARDTD; translated from the coding sequence ATGGCATCTACCCATATTGAGCAAAAATTATCGCTTTTACCTGATCAACCAGGATCGTATCAGATGAAAGATATTAACGGAAAAATTATTTACGTTGGTAAAGCGAAGAATCTAAAAAATCGTGTGCGTTCATATTTTAAAGGTGAGCACAGTGGTAAAACCGCGCAATTAGTTGAAAATATTGCGGATTTTGATTTTATTGTCACGTCTTCAGAAAAAGAATCATTGTTATTGGAAGTGACGTTAATTCAGAAATATCAACCGTATTATAATATTCGGCTAAAAGGGGGGACGGGATATCCGTATATTAAAGTCACCCACGAACGTGATCCTAAGATTGAGTTAGCCAATGAAGTTAAAAAGGATGGTGGTTTGTATTTTGGACCGTATCCTAATGTTTATGCGGCCCAAGAAACATTGCATTTTTTACAAAAGGCTTATCCGTTACGTCGTTGTAATGGTTTTCAGGGTCGTCCATGTCTGTACGCTAACATGGGGCAGTGTCTAGGTGCATGTTATCGTGAAGTACCGGTCGAAGAATATGACGAACAAATCAAACGTATTCAAGCGTTTTTGAATGGTCGTACGAAAGAAGTCACACAAGAGTTAAAAGCAAAGATGTTGTTGGCATCAGAAGAAATGGCCTTTGAACGAGCTGCTGACCTACGTGATCAACTACAATTCATTGAAGCGACCGTTGAAAAACAAAAGATTATTTCAAATGATGGTACGCCTCGTGATTTGATTAATTATTATGTGGATAAGGGCTGGATGTCGGTGCAAATTTTCTTTATTCGACAAGCTCGCTTGATGAAACGAGAAAAGCGTGTGTTTGCGATTGTGGAAGATGCAGCCGACGAATTAACGCGTTTTATTTTACAATTTTATCAACGTGATAATTCTGTGTTGCCTAAAGAATTACTTGTTCCGGCTGGCTTGGATACAGCTAATTTAAGTGCGGTGTTAGGTGTACCAGTTCGTACACCGCAACGTGGTGAAAAAAGGCAATTACTTGAATTAGCTGAGAAAAACGCAAAAATCGAACTTGATGAAAAATTCCGACTAATGGAAATGAACACCAAGAAGACCAGCGGTGCTTCCCAAGAAATCGGAGATGCGCTAGGCTTGACTGAAATCCACCGTATTGAAGCGTTTGATCATTCGCACATTAGTGGGCAAGAAATGGTTTCGGCAATGGTTGTCTATGAAGATGGTGTACCAAATAAAAATTTGTATCGTAAGTACAAAACCAAAACAGTTGAACATGCCGATGAGCGTGCTGAAACGATGGAAGTTATCCGTCGTCGCTATAGTCGTCTGTTAAAAGAACATGGTGAAATGCCAGATTTGATTTTAATGGACGGGGGAGACATTCAATTAAATGCAGCCAAAGAAGTGATTGAGGACGAACTTGGTTTGGATATTCCAGTGGCCGCCATGGTGAAAAACAATTACCATAAAACCGCTGATTTATTAGTCGCTGCAGGAGAACCAGCTGTTGCCTTAGATCACAAATCACAAGGGTTCTTTTTGATTCAACGTATCCAAGAAGAAGTACACCGTTTTGCGATTACTTTCCATCGTCAATTACGTTCAAAGTCATCATTAGGATCTAAATTGGATGAAATTAGTGGTGTGGGTCCTAAGACACGTCAGAAACTTTTGACGACATACGGGTCTTTGAAGAAAATTAATGATGCGCCCCTAGAAGACTTACAAAAACTAGGGATTAGTAAAAAAGTTGCGCAAAACATTAAGATATCATTGCAAGCACGAGATACAGATTAA
- a CDS encoding glycerophosphodiester phosphodiesterase family protein → MMERTIFAHRGVPAKLPENTMRGFNAVADSDVMWIETDVAITKDGQLILMHDDFLDRTTDMTGEITAKDWPEIKFADASVNAPKKLRGERIPTMEAFIPFINHHGLNINFELKGVSGPNGLALSKQLVRQMMTYLDQLDAGVKVQISSFNPILLGMMRQAYPKAQYALLFEKATFNPDWPMLAQACEVTEISIENEGLTEADVTQIRALGYEVNVWTVNSGRRIKELFDWGVKGIFTDNAPKFLKIATKYSDN, encoded by the coding sequence ATGATGGAAAGAACAATATTTGCCCACCGTGGTGTACCAGCAAAGTTACCAGAAAATACAATGCGTGGTTTTAATGCAGTCGCTGATTCTGATGTGATGTGGATTGAAACTGATGTGGCTATCACAAAAGATGGCCAATTAATTTTGATGCATGATGATTTTCTAGATCGTACCACAGATATGACTGGTGAAATCACGGCTAAAGATTGGCCAGAGATTAAATTTGCGGATGCATCTGTTAATGCGCCTAAGAAATTACGTGGTGAACGTATCCCAACGATGGAAGCCTTTATTCCATTTATCAATCACCATGGTTTAAATATTAATTTCGAGTTGAAAGGGGTATCAGGACCAAATGGTTTGGCATTATCTAAGCAACTGGTTCGTCAAATGATGACTTATTTGGATCAACTGGATGCGGGTGTTAAAGTCCAAATTTCAAGTTTTAATCCGATTTTGCTGGGGATGATGCGTCAAGCGTATCCAAAGGCCCAATATGCATTGCTATTTGAAAAAGCAACGTTTAACCCAGATTGGCCTATGCTAGCGCAAGCGTGTGAAGTGACAGAAATTAGTATCGAAAATGAAGGATTAACAGAAGCAGATGTTACGCAAATCCGTGCATTGGGGTATGAAGTTAATGTTTGGACTGTTAATTCAGGACGTCGTATCAAAGAATTGTTTGATTGGGGTGTGAAGGGAATCTTCACTGATAATGCACCTAAGTTTTTGAAGATTGCGACGAAATATTCAGATAATTAA
- a CDS encoding ABC transporter ATP-binding protein produces the protein MIELTHLTKQFGDKTAVSDLNMTIKPGEVMGLIGQNGAGKTTTFRMILDFITPTEGTVLWDGQPLNAQKRQKLGFLPEERGLYQKQTIENQVLYFAELHGMKRQDAKIALRDWMQRLNVVGKPEDKVQALSKGNAQKIQLISTVIFEPEFLILDEPFSGLDPVNTELMMGEIKRLKNNGAKILFSSHDMSGVEYLSDKITMLKHGETVLQGTPVDIRESFGRSEVYIESPVTDVQLQQIAGVDTIEVSGAGRQIHLTDPAAGKDIFNVVAADGYVPVFAQTPPTMDEVFRREVEAGGHN, from the coding sequence ATGATTGAATTGACGCATCTAACGAAGCAGTTTGGGGATAAAACGGCTGTTAGTGATTTAAATATGACGATTAAACCTGGTGAAGTCATGGGGTTAATCGGTCAAAATGGTGCTGGAAAGACAACAACATTTCGTATGATTTTGGATTTTATTACACCAACCGAAGGAACTGTCTTGTGGGATGGACAACCTTTAAATGCCCAAAAGCGACAAAAATTAGGATTTTTACCTGAGGAACGTGGATTATATCAAAAGCAAACAATCGAAAATCAAGTGTTATACTTTGCGGAATTGCACGGGATGAAGCGACAAGATGCGAAAATTGCATTGCGAGATTGGATGCAGCGTTTAAACGTGGTGGGAAAGCCAGAAGATAAGGTCCAAGCTTTGTCTAAAGGAAATGCTCAGAAGATTCAACTGATTTCGACTGTTATCTTTGAACCAGAATTTTTAATTTTAGATGAACCATTCTCAGGGCTTGACCCAGTGAACACAGAATTAATGATGGGTGAAATTAAGCGTTTGAAAAATAATGGGGCGAAAATTTTATTTAGTTCACATGATATGTCAGGGGTTGAATATTTATCTGACAAGATTACGATGTTGAAACATGGAGAAACGGTCTTACAAGGGACTCCTGTAGATATCCGTGAATCGTTTGGTCGTAGTGAAGTGTATATTGAATCTCCTGTTACAGATGTGCAATTACAACAAATTGCTGGAGTAGATACAATTGAAGTATCTGGTGCAGGACGTCAGATTCATCTAACAGATCCAGCGGCTGGAAAAGACATTTTTAATGTTGTTGCAGCCGATGGTTATGTACCTGTGTTTGCACAAACACCGCCAACGATGGATGAAGTGTTCCGACGCGAAGTTGAAGCAGGAGGGCATAACTAA
- the obgE gene encoding GTPase ObgE, which yields MAFVDQVKINVKAGKGGDGAVSFRHEKYIDRGGPFGGDGGHGGNIVMVVDEGLRTLMDFRYKRHFKAQPGQNGATKGMTGRSAEDMIIRVPQGTTVTNAETGDIIGDLTEAGQELIVAKAGRGGRGNMRFASSKNPAPEIAENGEPGEEFEIGLELKVLADVGLVGFPSVGKSTLLSVVTAAKPKVAEYHFTTLKPNLGMVRLEDGRDFVMADLPGLIEGASEGIGLGIQFLRHVERTRVILHMIDMSGIDDTQDPFENYMKINAELEAYDPALLERPQIIVPTKMDMPDAAETLATFEEKMAEAGIDADIHPISSLTRTGVEDLMQYTANLLDETPMFIPKGMEPQDETALYEFNDTKPAFEIAREEDGTWILYGEEIERLFQRTNTNFTESMMRFARQLRYMGVDTALHEAGAQNGDTVQILDFQFDYEV from the coding sequence ATGGCGTTTGTCGACCAAGTTAAAATTAACGTTAAAGCAGGAAAGGGTGGCGATGGAGCTGTCTCTTTCCGTCATGAAAAGTATATTGATCGTGGTGGTCCTTTCGGGGGTGACGGTGGTCATGGTGGAAACATTGTAATGGTTGTTGATGAAGGTCTACGTACTTTGATGGACTTCCGTTACAAGCGTCACTTTAAGGCGCAACCAGGACAAAACGGTGCAACTAAGGGTATGACTGGACGTTCAGCAGAAGATATGATTATTCGCGTACCACAAGGTACAACAGTAACAAATGCTGAAACTGGTGATATTATTGGTGACTTGACTGAAGCTGGGCAAGAATTGATTGTTGCCAAGGCTGGACGTGGAGGACGTGGAAACATGCGTTTCGCGTCATCAAAGAATCCTGCACCTGAAATCGCCGAAAACGGTGAACCTGGTGAAGAATTTGAAATTGGACTAGAACTTAAGGTTTTGGCCGATGTTGGGCTTGTTGGATTTCCATCTGTTGGAAAGTCAACATTGTTGTCTGTTGTGACAGCTGCTAAGCCAAAGGTGGCCGAATACCACTTTACAACATTGAAGCCTAACCTAGGAATGGTTCGTCTAGAAGATGGTCGTGACTTTGTTATGGCCGACTTGCCTGGATTGATTGAAGGTGCGTCAGAAGGTATCGGACTTGGAATTCAATTCTTGCGTCACGTTGAACGTACACGTGTTATTTTGCACATGATTGATATGTCTGGAATCGATGATACACAAGATCCATTCGAAAACTACATGAAGATTAATGCAGAATTAGAAGCGTATGACCCAGCCTTGTTGGAACGTCCACAAATCATCGTGCCAACAAAGATGGATATGCCAGATGCGGCTGAAACACTAGCAACGTTTGAAGAAAAGATGGCAGAAGCCGGTATTGATGCTGACATCCACCCAATCTCTTCTTTGACACGTACAGGTGTAGAAGACTTGATGCAATACACTGCTAACTTGTTGGATGAAACACCAATGTTCATCCCTAAGGGTATGGAACCACAAGATGAAACAGCCTTGTATGAATTTAATGACACTAAGCCAGCGTTTGAAATTGCGCGTGAAGAAGATGGTACTTGGATCTTGTATGGTGAAGAAATTGAACGCCTATTCCAACGTACAAACACAAACTTTACAGAATCAATGATGCGTTTCGCACGTCAACTACGTTACATGGGTGTCGATACAGCTTTGCATGAAGCTGGTGCCCAAAACGGAGATACAGTGCAAATTCTTGATTTCCAATTCGATTACGAAGTATAA
- a CDS encoding YigZ family protein: MAENEYLNLTIAPTVATWEHEIKKSRFILNVARINSEEEARDFIARISQQERKANHNVWTYVLGEHDEIQRYSDDGEPAGTAGVPMLEVLKNNQVHNVVAVVTRYFGGIKLGAGGLIRAYAGTVADGLVDVGLVELVARQAVTISVSYSAYDSLKYWLDTNDHIINDTQYTTGVDITVPVLPAEMSAFESDINDLLAGQVTFTKGDEQIFELPYDRSVSAATSSLK, from the coding sequence ATGGCCGAGAATGAATATTTAAACTTAACGATAGCGCCGACTGTCGCTACGTGGGAACATGAGATTAAAAAGTCTCGTTTTATCTTAAATGTCGCCCGAATTAATTCAGAAGAAGAAGCGCGTGACTTTATTGCACGTATCAGTCAACAAGAACGGAAAGCAAACCATAATGTATGGACATACGTATTAGGTGAGCATGATGAAATCCAACGTTACTCTGATGATGGTGAACCTGCTGGGACCGCAGGGGTACCCATGTTAGAAGTTTTGAAAAACAATCAAGTACACAATGTTGTTGCCGTTGTGACACGATATTTTGGTGGGATTAAATTAGGCGCTGGTGGTTTAATTCGTGCCTACGCCGGTACCGTCGCTGATGGCTTGGTTGATGTTGGTCTTGTAGAATTAGTCGCTCGTCAAGCAGTCACAATCAGTGTGAGTTATAGCGCGTATGATTCATTAAAATACTGGTTGGATACGAATGACCATATCATTAATGATACGCAATATACGACTGGGGTAGATATCACGGTTCCAGTCCTGCCGGCTGAAATGAGTGCATTCGAATCAGACATTAATGATTTGTTAGCGGGACAAGTGACCTTTACCAAAGGGGATGAGCAGATTTTCGAACTACCGTATGATCGGTCAGTGAGTGCTGCAACGTCATCGCTTAAATAG